From bacterium:
GCCCCCTGTGAAACCTGCAGCCGCGGAGAAAAAGAAAGGCTTCCTGAAGAGTTCCGGGATCCTGAACGAGGACACGGGCGCCCCCAACTGGGGGTTGACCATGTTGTATGCGTTCGTCCTCGCGCTCGTCGTAGCAGCGATCGTCGCGACGATATCCAAGCTCGGCTGACGGGCTAGACGGAGAAATTATGGGCGATTTCGAACCAAAACAGTTCGGCAAATACCTGCTCCTCAAGAAACTCGCCGTGGGCGGGATGGCCGAGATCTACAGGGCCAAGACCTACGGCGTGGACGGCTTCGAGAAGGAGCTGGTGATCAAGAGGATCCTGCCGCACTGCTCCGCGGACAAGGACTTCATCGACATGCTGATCCAGGAGGCCAAGCTCTCGGTCCTCCTGTCGCACGCGAACATCGTGCAGGTCTACGATCTCTCGAAGGTCAACGACGATTACTACATCGCCATGGAGCTGATCCACGGCGTCAACCTCCGCGACATAATGTACCGCTGCCGCGAGATCGGAAAACCCCTGCCCACAGCGATCGCGGTCTACATCGCCTCGGAGATCTGCAAGGGCCTGGATTACGCGCATCGCAAGACCGACCAGAACAACCAACCTCTGAACATCGTCCACCGCGACGTCAGCCCGCAGAACATACTGCTCTCCTACGAGGGAGAGGTGAAGATCGTGGACTTCGGGATCGCCAAGGCCGCGATGAACATCTCCCACACCCTGGCCGGGATTCTGAAGGGCAAGATAGCGTACATGTCCCCCGAGCAGGCGATGGGAAAGACGGTGGACAGCCGCACGGACATCTTCTCCGCGGGCATACTGCTCTACGAGATGCTCTCGGGACAAAAGCTCTTCACCGGGGAATCGCAGTTCGAGGTCCTCAAGAAGATCCGAATCACGCGCGTGTCGCCGGATTCGCTGCCCGACTCCATACCAGAGCAGCTGAGGCCCATCGTGGTGAAGGCCTTGGCCTACGAGGTCGAGGAGCGCTATCAGACCGCGGGCGACATGCAGATCGACCTCACGAAATACCTCTACACCAACCACGTGGACTTCTCGCCGCGCAGGCTCGCACAGTTCATAAAGGAGCTCTTCACCGATTCGCTCAAGGCAGAGCAGGAGCTCAAAGCCAAGGAGACCGCTGCCGACGGCCTCACCTCCACCATGAGCGTGGAGGAAGGCGCGAAACAGGTGAGCCTGGTGCAACGCGAGGGGATGGCCGAGGAAGACACCGCGCGCACGGAGCGGCCGAGGGGAAAGACGCCCGAGCCGCGCGAAAAGACCCCGCTGCCCAAGCCCCGTCCCTTTGCCGCGCCTGTTTCAAAAGCCGGGAAAAAAGGCGCGTTGGGCAAGTTCATCGCCGCCGGCGTCATACTTGCGGTGCTGGGTTGGCTCGCCTACCGCTTCATCCCTATGAAGGCCGTCCCGGAGAAAGTCGCGGAGCCTCCGGCTGCGCAGCTCCCCGCGGTCAAGGGGAGCGTCCGCGTGGTATCCACCCCTGAAGGCGCGAAGATACTGCTCGACGGCCAGGACACCGGAAAGATCACCCCGGCAGTCATTGCAGACCTTGAAACAGGCGGAGTCTATCGGCTCAGGGTCGAGAAAGAGGAGTACAGCCCGGCCGAGATGGAGGTGAAAATCACAGGGCCCGAGGAAAAAGGCGTCACGCTTACGCTTGCGCCGGCCGCGGGGACCCTTGAGATAGTCACCGAGCCGTCGGGCGCCTCCATAGTGGTCGACGGCGTGCCCACCGGCAAGCAGAGCCCGGCCACGCTGG
This genomic window contains:
- a CDS encoding PEGA domain-containing protein translates to MGDFEPKQFGKYLLLKKLAVGGMAEIYRAKTYGVDGFEKELVIKRILPHCSADKDFIDMLIQEAKLSVLLSHANIVQVYDLSKVNDDYYIAMELIHGVNLRDIMYRCREIGKPLPTAIAVYIASEICKGLDYAHRKTDQNNQPLNIVHRDVSPQNILLSYEGEVKIVDFGIAKAAMNISHTLAGILKGKIAYMSPEQAMGKTVDSRTDIFSAGILLYEMLSGQKLFTGESQFEVLKKIRITRVSPDSLPDSIPEQLRPIVVKALAYEVEERYQTAGDMQIDLTKYLYTNHVDFSPRRLAQFIKELFTDSLKAEQELKAKETAADGLTSTMSVEEGAKQVSLVQREGMAEEDTARTERPRGKTPEPREKTPLPKPRPFAAPVSKAGKKGALGKFIAAGVILAVLGWLAYRFIPMKAVPEKVAEPPAAQLPAVKGSVRVVSTPEGAKILLDGQDTGKITPAVIADLETGGVYRLRVEKEEYSPAEMEVKITGPEEKGVTLTLAPAAGTLEIVTEPSGASIVVDGVPTGKQSPATLENLKLNADLKIVISKNEYEDFEQVVNLTSSKTQKISTKLTPISPSLGSISVNSTPSGAKVFIDDKDTGRTTPAAIANLASKKYEVGLKLDGFQEWSREYEVTGEQKVSVDATLARIGEAAPAVTPPAETAALPPVEKTEAPTTETKPVEEKAAEEKPAEAVPAVASLKVNSTPAGALIKLNNASTGKRTPATLPDLKVGSTYTVGVELKGYKGSSQKKYIGKEQESVSFKLAMIPPPEEAAPAVERKPPPAEEERRPPTQVRPEEAYGELSLSSDPPAAQVIIDGQAIPARTPVTIRKIRTDRPHTVTIQMPGYKPWTRSFSIEGKSKSFHAPLQPE